In a single window of the Zea mays cultivar B73 chromosome 5, Zm-B73-REFERENCE-NAM-5.0, whole genome shotgun sequence genome:
- the LOC103626711 gene encoding protein MANNAN SYNTHESIS-RELATED 1, protein MAVDSQQVVAGFLTLSMFVMLGNMIKHDHFSPVTEELGLEATGVVSNTRKLDNNAEMSSVDTTGVEDLMDAVEEVKPCWTKPKNQSSNGFVTFSLTMGPEYHISQITDVVVIARYLGATLVLPDIRGNELGNKRKFQDMYNVDKFVRSLDGVVEVIEDIPDEVSAKKPAVIRVPNRVTESFITGTIQPIFQKNKYLRLAVIFSSISLRPKETNNKDMDTIACLAMFGGLELKHEYSEVARKMLDRLQELSKKSDGKVLAIDLRTDLLEKKSCKTTRGARRKGCYSPDEVLAFLRSVGFSANTTIYLTETSWHKGLDVLKEEFPNTWYQIIRYTM, encoded by the coding sequence ATGGCGGTCGACTCGCAGCAGGTGGTGGCGGGCTTCCTCACCCTCTCCATGTTCGTCATGCTCGGCAACATGATCAAGCACGACCACTTCTCTCCCGTCACCGAGGAGCTGGGCTTGGAGGCAACAGGTGTGGTGTCGAACACAAGGAAGCTTGACAACAATGCTGAAATGAGCAGCGTTGATACGACTGGAGTGGAGGACCTGATGGACGCTGTCGAGGAAGTTAAACCTTGCTGGACCAAACCAAAAAATCAGTCGTCTAATGGTTTTGTTACATTCTCCTTGACTATGGGCCCTGAGTATCACATCTCTCAGATCACAGATGTTGTGGTTATTGCAAGGTATCTAGGTGCAACACTTGTACTCCCAGACATCAGAGGAAATGAATTAGGAAATAAGCGAAAATTCCAAGACATGTACAATGTGGATAAGTTTGTGAGGAGCTTGGATGGTGTTGTCGAAGTAATAGAGGATATACCTGATGAAGTGAGTGCTAAGAAGCCAGCAGTCATCAGAGTACCGAACCGTGTGACTGAAAGCTTCATCACAGGCACCATCCAGCCCATCTTCCAAAAAAACAAGTACTTAAGACTAGCGGTCATTTTCTCTTCCATAAGTTTAAGGCCAAAGGAGACGAACAACAAGGACATGGACACAATTGCTTGCCTTGCGATGTTCGGTGGCCTCGAGCTGAAGCACGAATATTCTGAGGTGGCCAGAAAAATGCTGGATAGGCTTCAAGAATTAAGCAAGAAGTCAGATGGGAAGGTCTTGGCAATTGATTTGCGGACCGACTTGCTGGAGAAGAAGAGTTGCAAGACAACCCGTGGCGCTCGAAGAAAAGGCTGCTATAGCCCTGATGAGGTCCTGGCTTTCCTGAGGAGTGTTGGCTTCTCTGCTAACACAACCATCTACTTGACAGAGACGTCGTGGCACAAAGGCCTGGATGTTCTGAAGGAAGAATTCCCAAATACATGGTATCAAATAATTAGGTATACCATGTAG